One genomic window of Boudabousia tangfeifanii includes the following:
- a CDS encoding Maf family protein has protein sequence MTHFNNNFTLKVVLASQSPARLKLLKDAGITPIVAVSKVDEDAILTTLSEKPFAEQVIQLAKAKGKAIQAERNACENPEIIIAADSMLSINGLLQGKPHNTENVLARWQDMNGKSGELLTGHAVIIPPTTRSLLKLAPTTNLADCQYRLEELENESLIISACKSTKIHLATLTQDEITAYAQTGEPQKVAGALTIDGYGAPFVEAIEGDYQNVIGLSLTTLRGMLKTVGISWPQLWDQEVSS, from the coding sequence ATGACACATTTTAATAATAATTTCACTCTGAAAGTAGTTCTTGCGTCACAATCACCAGCACGTTTGAAACTCCTAAAAGATGCTGGAATCACACCGATTGTAGCAGTATCAAAAGTCGATGAAGATGCTATTTTAACAACCTTAAGCGAAAAACCCTTTGCCGAACAGGTAATTCAACTAGCTAAGGCTAAGGGTAAAGCTATCCAGGCGGAACGTAACGCCTGCGAGAATCCAGAAATTATCATCGCCGCCGATTCAATGTTAAGCATTAATGGCTTGCTTCAAGGTAAACCTCATAACACTGAAAACGTGCTAGCTCGCTGGCAAGACATGAACGGAAAAAGTGGAGAGCTGCTGACTGGCCATGCGGTAATCATTCCTCCAACAACTCGAAGCTTATTGAAGTTGGCCCCCACCACAAACTTGGCTGACTGCCAGTACCGACTTGAAGAACTAGAAAATGAAAGTTTGATAATCTCTGCCTGCAAAAGTACAAAAATTCATCTAGCCACATTAACCCAAGACGAAATAACGGCCTACGCACAAACTGGGGAACCACAGAAAGTGGCAGGTGCCTTAACGATCGATGGTTACGGAGCTCCGTTTGTCGAAGCAATCGAAGGCGACTATCAAAATGTCATCGGCCTATCCCTCACTACCCTAAGAGGAATGCTAAAAACAGTCGGGATCAGCTGGCCACAACTGTGGGACCAAGAAGTTTCCTCTTAA
- a CDS encoding adenylate/guanylate cyclase domain-containing protein — protein MLEGSCAQNESKNHSASSDALQALRTQLLGDGEFLSQSELAARAGTSEADVVDFWRAMGFADVQPDAKIFTSADAEALETCRELIGSHIVDHDTMISLLRAFSYTSDRLALWQVETLVEDQVRRIGKSDLSARKEVLEHINEILPALERAANYAFRRHIYALLARMERDYVGRRISEPQPDRYPLRRSLGFVDMVAYTSTSATLSPSGLSTLIRRFEYLARDVITSRGARIVKTIGDAVLYIADDLETATEVVCALVEEFSAAKDLLPVRASLVEGYVVSRSGDVFGPPVNLASRLVDDAPQGAVCVDMSTAQSIIDSDWGKRFFLEELETQDMHGLGPVRRFMLKPRGK, from the coding sequence ATGTTAGAAGGAAGTTGCGCGCAGAATGAAAGTAAAAATCATTCTGCTTCGAGTGATGCCCTGCAGGCGTTGCGAACTCAGTTGCTTGGCGACGGTGAGTTTCTGTCGCAGTCTGAGCTGGCTGCTCGAGCCGGCACCTCGGAAGCAGACGTAGTTGACTTCTGGCGTGCTATGGGGTTTGCGGATGTCCAGCCTGACGCTAAAATTTTTACCTCAGCTGATGCTGAGGCGCTTGAGACCTGTCGAGAACTAATCGGCTCCCATATTGTCGATCATGACACCATGATTTCTCTTTTGCGTGCGTTCTCTTATACATCTGATCGGCTCGCACTCTGGCAAGTTGAAACTTTGGTAGAAGACCAAGTAAGGCGTATCGGGAAAAGCGACTTATCTGCTCGAAAAGAAGTCCTTGAACATATTAACGAGATACTTCCTGCACTCGAACGGGCTGCAAATTACGCCTTTCGTCGACACATTTATGCTCTTCTAGCTCGGATGGAACGAGATTATGTGGGGAGACGAATTAGTGAGCCTCAACCTGATCGTTACCCCTTGCGTCGCTCATTGGGATTCGTCGACATGGTGGCTTACACCTCCACCTCGGCAACTTTGAGTCCGAGTGGTCTTTCTACTTTAATCAGACGTTTTGAATATTTAGCTCGTGATGTTATTACTTCTCGAGGCGCTCGAATCGTAAAAACCATTGGCGATGCGGTGTTGTATATTGCGGATGATTTGGAAACCGCGACTGAAGTTGTTTGTGCCCTAGTTGAAGAGTTTTCAGCTGCAAAGGATCTCCTGCCGGTACGTGCGTCTTTAGTAGAGGGATATGTAGTTTCTCGTTCAGGTGATGTCTTTGGGCCACCAGTGAACCTTGCCTCTAGGTTGGTTGATGATGCACCTCAAGGGGCGGTATGTGTAGACATGAGTACTGCACAATCAATTATCGACTCTGACTGGGGAAAACGATTTTTCCTAGAAGAACTTGAAACTCAAGATATGCATGGTCTTGGGCCAGTGAGGCGTTTTATGCTCAAGCCTCGTGGTAAATAA
- a CDS encoding response regulator transcription factor has protein sequence MNKVLLVEDDVAIREPLARALGREGYQVVVHETGMGALEDVNDCDLVVLDLGLPDMEGLDVARQIRARGLTLPILILTARTEEVDMVVGLDAGADDYVTKPFRLAELMARVRALFRRAAKTEEATGDLHAQDIHIDLAAHRAYRGNEELHLTAKEFDLLAVLVAEAGNVVSRDVLMKRVWSTDPQSSSKTLDMHISWLRRKLDDEASHPKYISTVRGMGFRFEPGLS, from the coding sequence GTGAATAAAGTACTATTGGTTGAAGACGATGTAGCGATCCGTGAACCTCTTGCTCGTGCTCTAGGGCGTGAGGGATATCAAGTGGTGGTTCATGAAACCGGTATGGGTGCGCTTGAAGACGTTAACGATTGTGATCTCGTGGTCTTAGACTTAGGCCTACCGGATATGGAAGGGCTCGATGTTGCTCGTCAAATCCGCGCCCGAGGATTAACACTTCCAATTCTTATTCTGACTGCCCGTACCGAGGAAGTGGACATGGTTGTCGGGTTGGACGCAGGTGCCGACGATTACGTGACAAAACCCTTCCGGCTGGCTGAGTTAATGGCTCGTGTGAGGGCACTGTTCCGTCGCGCAGCTAAGACTGAAGAAGCTACTGGAGACTTGCATGCCCAAGACATTCATATTGATCTCGCCGCCCACCGGGCGTATCGAGGGAATGAGGAGCTTCACCTCACCGCCAAAGAATTCGATCTTTTGGCTGTGTTGGTCGCTGAAGCTGGCAACGTTGTCTCTCGTGATGTTCTAATGAAACGAGTTTGGTCCACCGATCCTCAGAGCAGTTCCAAGACGCTTGACATGCACATTTCATGGTTGCGCCGCAAGCTTGACGACGAGGCCTCTCATCCAAAGTATATTTCCACGGTTAGAGGGATGGGTTTCCGGTTTGAACCTGGCTTAAGCTAA